Genomic window (Streptomyces clavuligerus):
GGAGCCGGGCGAGGGGGCGGTGCGCGAGGGGGCGGCGAAGACATTGCCGTGCAGCCGGGGTGCGCACAGGTCGAGGGCGCGGCCCCGGCCGGCCGCCACGCTGAGGCCCGTCGGCCGCAGGGCCAGCTCGATCGCGGTCAGCCGGCCGAGGGCGTCCAGCCGGGCGAACCGGTCCCGCAGCGCGGGGGGCACCAGCTCGGGCCCCTGGCAGCACAGATACGGATCGTCCTCGACGTTCGCGAGGTCGATGAACCTGCTGCCGCCGTCGGTGTTGACGCCGAAGGCCGCCGCCCAGTCCAGGGGGAGCCCGTCGCACAGGGCGGCCACGTCGCGGAAGCGGTAGGCGTGGACGACGGGGTGGAGATAGGCGTCGGCCTCGGCGACGGCCCGCACCTCGTCCCGTTCGGTCCCCGCGGCCGACCCGGTCCCGTAGCGCTCCTCGGCCAGGGTCAGTCCGAGCGCCCGGACCGTCTCCAGGCCCGAGCCGCGGCTGTCGTCCGGGCGCAGCAGCCGGACGAGTTCCCGGTCCAGCAGCCGCTGGTGCTCGCCGAGCGCGTGGTAGAGCCACAGATACAGCAGCCCGTCGGGGCCGAGCCGGTCGCTGAGCCAGCGCATTCCCGCGCGCGGGTCGGGCAGATGGTGCACCAGGCCGGTGCAGACCACGAGGTCGTGGTCGGTGGGCAGGTCGAGCTGCGGCAGCAGCCCTTCCACGAAGCGGACGTTGCGGGCGCCGTGCCGTTCGGCGAGGCGGCGGGCGACGGCCAGGGAGGCGGCCGAGCCGTCCACGCCGGTGAAGTGCGCCCGGGGGTAGCGCAGCGCCATCCCCAGCAGCCGGTGCCCGGTGCCGCAGCCGACGTCGAGGACCTTCCAGCCGTCGAGTTCACCGTCCTCGACGAGGAAACCGAGGCCGTTCGCGACGTCCTCGATGAGGGCCGATTCGGCCGTGGGCGAGGGGTAGGGGAACTCCTCGTAGAGCAGCTTCACATCGGCGGAGTCCATCGTCGTCACCCTTTCCGCGGGGAACGGGCGGCCAGCCGGGCGAGGAGTCCCCGTGCGGCGTCGCCGACGCCGGGCGCCCGCATCATGTCGTAGTGGTCGGCGGCCACCGTGGCCTCGGTCCACGGGCCGGAGGTGAAGCGCCGCCAGTCGGTGCGCGCGACACTGCCGTCGCGGAGGCTGGGTTCGGCGTACACGGCGTGCAGCGGGGCGCGCAGCGGTACGGGTTCCCAGCCCCGGAACAGCTCGGTCTGGTGGCGGATCACCTGGAAGTGCCGGGGTAGCGCGGCGTTGTCGGCGGGGGTGCCGAGGGTCCGGGTGCGTTCCCGGACGAGGCGGACGGCGCTCTCGTCGAGCCGTTCTCCCTCGGCGACCCCGGCGAGGACCGTGGTGATGAGCGGCGCGTGCCGCAGCAGCGCGCCGGGGCCGTAGGCCGCCCGCAGCGCCAGGCGCAGCGACTCGCGGTCGCCGAGGGGTTCCTCGGTGCCGACCCCGCAGTCCCAGATCTCGGCGAAGTCGATCCGCACGCCGCGTTTCTCCAGTTCGGCGGCGACCGCGAGGGCGATCAGACCGCCGAGTGACCAGCCGAAGAGCGCGAGACGGGGGGCGGGGACCCGGCGGACGACCTCCTCGGCGTACCGCGCCGCGAGGCTCGCGACGTCCGGTGCCTCGGGTCCGGTCTCGGCGGCGGTGGGTGAGCGCACGCCCCACACGGCCGTGGTCGGGGGCAGCAGGCCGAGCAGCGGCTGATAGGGGAAGAGCGTTCCGCCGAGGGGGTGGAACACGACGAGTGGAACGGGGTCGTCCGCGGCTGTGGGGGTTCGTGCCGGGCCTGTGGCGGGGCCTCCGGCGAGGGGGACGACGAGGCCGTCGGCCCCGGCGGGGGCCTCCCGGGCCGTCGCGGCCTCCAGCGCCTCGGCCATCGCCGCCAGGGTGCGCCGGCCGAAGACGGCGCCCAGCGGCAGCCGGACGCCGAACTCGGTCCTGACCTCGCGGACGAGCCGGCCGGCCAGCAGCGAGTTCCCGCCGAGGGCGAAGAAGTCGTCCCCGGGCGCGATGCTCTCCCGGCGCAGCAGCCGGGCCCAGAGGGAGGCGAGACGTCCCTGGACGCCGTCGGCCTCCGGCACGTCCGGGACGGGGGTGTCCGGGCACGGCGGGTCCTGGCTCTCCGCCCCGGCGGCGAGTGCGGCCCGGTCGAGCTTCCCGGCGGCGGTACGGGGCAGCCCGGGCAGCACGGCGAAGGACGAGGGCACCATGTACGCGGGCAGCCGGGCGGCGGCGAAGGCACGGACCTGGTCGGGTCCGGCCGCCGGAGCCGCGGGAGTCACGGAGCCTGCGGGGGTCGGAGGGTCCGCGGGGGGCGCGGGATCCGTGGGAGTCCCAGGATCCACCGGAATCGCCGAGTCCGCGGGAGTGGGAGGGCCCGCGGGAGCCGGAGAAGCCGTGGGACCCGTGGGAGCCGTCTTCGGGTCCTCCAGGACGAGGGCCGCGTGCAGGGCCGCCGTGGGGGTGCCGGGGCGGACCAGGACGACGGCGGCGTCCGCGACGCCGGGCGCGGACCGCAGCACCGCGGTGATCTCCGCCGGTTCGATCCGGTGGCCCCGCAGTTTGACCTGGTCGTCGGCCCGGCCGAGGAACGCGAGCCGCCCGGTGCCCAGGACGCGGACCACGTCGCCCGTCGCATAGCCGCGCGTTCCGTCCGGCGCCTGCGGGAAGCGCTCGGCGGTCAGCTCCGGCAGACCGAGGTAGCCGACGGCCAGCTGCGGCCCGGACAGGTGCAGTTCGCCGGGGAAGCCGACCGGTACGGGGCGCCGCAGCGGATCGAGGACCCGCGCGGTCACCCCGGCGAGCGGGCGGCCGATGGTGGGCCGTGCCCCGGTGTCCTCGATGGGGCAGCCGGTGGCGTTCACGGTGAACTCGGTCGGCCCGTAGACGTTGAACGCCCGGGTGGGGGCCGCCGCGAGCCGCCGCCACAGTCCCGGCGGCACGGCCTCGCCGCCGAGAACCAGACAGGAGGGGATGTGCGCGGACGGGTCGAGGAGACCCGCCTCGACGAGCGAGGCGATATGGGTGGGGGTGCCGTCCAGGACGTCGACGGCGTGCTCGCGGAGGAAGCCGACCATGGCCTCGGGGTCCGCCCGGACCTCGTCGGGCACGGGGTGGAGGGTATGGCCCGCGCGCAGCAGTTGGGTGCCCTGCCAGGAGGCGTCGAAGGAGAACGGCGCGTTGACCGCGACCCGCGCGGGCTCCGGCAGTTCTCCGAAGGCCAGGCGGTCCATGGCCGCTCCGAACGCCGCGAGGCTGAGATGCCGTACCGCGACGGGCTTGGGGAGGCCGCTCGTTCCGGAAGTGAAGATCACATAGGCCACGTCCTCGGGGGTGACCTTCTGCACCGGGGGCCCCACGGGGGCGGCGTCCGCGGTGTGCGACGGGGAGCCGAGGTCCCGCAGCCGGACGGTGCGTACGCCGCTGAAGGCCGGGGAGTGTTCGGCGCCCGGGTCCACGACGACGACGCGGATGCCCGCCGCCCGCATCATCGCGCCGAGCCGCGCGGCCGGGAGCGCGGGGTCGAGCGCCGCGCAGGCGGCCCCCGCCGACCAGGCGCCGAACAGCGCGCAGATCTGGTCGGGCGAGCGGCGCACCGCCACGCCCACGATGTCGCCGGGGCCGGTTCCCGCCGCGGCGAGGGCGGCGCCGATGCGGTCCGCCCGGCGGACGAACTGCGCGTAGCCGAGGACGTCCGCTCCGAGGACGAGGGCGGGCCGGTCGGGGTGGAGCGCGGCGCGCTCGCGGACGGCGTCGGGCAGCGGGACCGGTTCCCGGGCGAGGGCCGGACCGCTCGCCCCGGGCCCGGCGCAGTCCGGTCCGGCGCCCTGCCCACCGCCCCCGGCGCCCGGTCCGCCGGCGCCGGCCGGGAGCCGGTCCGGGACTCCGCCGACCTGTCCACCGCTGTCGGCCGGGAGCCGGTCGGCGTACCCGTCCCGGAGTCCGTCGGAGTACCGGTCCGCGTGCTCGTCGGAGTACCGGTCCGGGTGCCCGTCGGAGTACCGGTCCGGGTGCCCGTCGGCCGGGAGCCGGTCCGGGGCGCTCTCCCGCGCGTCCACGAGCGGCAGTTGCTCCAGCGGCGCGTCCCCGGCCGCGCACAGCCGCTCCAGGAGGGTGCGGAACGCCCGTGCGAGGGCGTCGGCGGTCGCCGCGTCGTGGAGCTCGGTCCGGTACTCGACATGGCTCAGGGCCCCCGGCGCGGCACCGAGGTGGAAGGTGACGTCGAACTTCGCCGTCCCGGGGTCGAGCGCGAGCGGCACGGCCGACACGCCCGGAAGCCGCAGCTCGCTCGCGGCGTAGTGCAGTTCCAGGGCGGCCCGGAAGGCCGGGGCCCGGCCGCCGCCGGAGCCGCCGGGCGCGGCCAGGATCTCGTCGTACTCGACGGCCGTGTGCTCCATCGCGCCGAGCACCGTCTCCTGAGCCTGTCGCAGCAGACCGGACACGGGCGCGGACCCGTCGATCCGCAGCCGCAACGGTACGGTCTTCATGAAGTAGCCGACG
Coding sequences:
- a CDS encoding class I SAM-dependent methyltransferase; amino-acid sequence: MDSADVKLLYEEFPYPSPTAESALIEDVANGLGFLVEDGELDGWKVLDVGCGTGHRLLGMALRYPRAHFTGVDGSAASLAVARRLAERHGARNVRFVEGLLPQLDLPTDHDLVVCTGLVHHLPDPRAGMRWLSDRLGPDGLLYLWLYHALGEHQRLLDRELVRLLRPDDSRGSGLETVRALGLTLAEERYGTGSAAGTERDEVRAVAEADAYLHPVVHAYRFRDVAALCDGLPLDWAAAFGVNTDGGSRFIDLANVEDDPYLCCQGPELVPPALRDRFARLDALGRLTAIELALRPTGLSVAAGRGRALDLCAPRLHGNVFAAPSRTAPSPGSLSPAGSSFPVPQDSTTP
- a CDS encoding non-ribosomal peptide synthetase, with translation MPTTEDTRDAPESGEAEETHALPSIQRPLWTADRITQGLPVYTEAEGFRLTGPVDRTALIRALDTLYARHPALRTVVTADAADRPRVRFLPVGPFPLTELDLREHPGERAAAAAAERAAAEAARTVFDPASGPMARAHLIRCGEQEWLLVLVLHHLVCDGDSFRTLFAELGALYGGNALPAPHPDPVGAQRLLRDTAGDERIRADLEYWRDRLEGAFAPPAAGCAPDEDPGHPGDPGDQGRPGGSCPLPLEEGWFDRVRAAAAAARVSPFAVVASALSVVLSRLTRTDDVLLGTTVNMRADADAEDAVGYFMKTVPLRLRIDGSAPVSGLLRQAQETVLGAMEHTAVEYDEILAAPGGSGGGRAPAFRAALELHYAASELRLPGVSAVPLALDPGTAKFDVTFHLGAAPGALSHVEYRTELHDAATADALARAFRTLLERLCAAGDAPLEQLPLVDARESAPDRLPADGHPDRYSDGHPDRYSDEHADRYSDGLRDGYADRLPADSGGQVGGVPDRLPAGAGGPGAGGGGQGAGPDCAGPGASGPALAREPVPLPDAVRERAALHPDRPALVLGADVLGYAQFVRRADRIGAALAAAGTGPGDIVGVAVRRSPDQICALFGAWSAGAACAALDPALPAARLGAMMRAAGIRVVVVDPGAEHSPAFSGVRTVRLRDLGSPSHTADAAPVGPPVQKVTPEDVAYVIFTSGTSGLPKPVAVRHLSLAAFGAAMDRLAFGELPEPARVAVNAPFSFDASWQGTQLLRAGHTLHPVPDEVRADPEAMVGFLREHAVDVLDGTPTHIASLVEAGLLDPSAHIPSCLVLGGEAVPPGLWRRLAAAPTRAFNVYGPTEFTVNATGCPIEDTGARPTIGRPLAGVTARVLDPLRRPVPVGFPGELHLSGPQLAVGYLGLPELTAERFPQAPDGTRGYATGDVVRVLGTGRLAFLGRADDQVKLRGHRIEPAEITAVLRSAPGVADAAVVLVRPGTPTAALHAALVLEDPKTAPTGPTASPAPAGPPTPADSAIPVDPGTPTDPAPPADPPTPAGSVTPAAPAAGPDQVRAFAAARLPAYMVPSSFAVLPGLPRTAAGKLDRAALAAGAESQDPPCPDTPVPDVPEADGVQGRLASLWARLLRRESIAPGDDFFALGGNSLLAGRLVREVRTEFGVRLPLGAVFGRRTLAAMAEALEAATAREAPAGADGLVVPLAGGPATGPARTPTAADDPVPLVVFHPLGGTLFPYQPLLGLLPPTTAVWGVRSPTAAETGPEAPDVASLAARYAEEVVRRVPAPRLALFGWSLGGLIALAVAAELEKRGVRIDFAEIWDCGVGTEEPLGDRESLRLALRAAYGPGALLRHAPLITTVLAGVAEGERLDESAVRLVRERTRTLGTPADNAALPRHFQVIRHQTELFRGWEPVPLRAPLHAVYAEPSLRDGSVARTDWRRFTSGPWTEATVAADHYDMMRAPGVGDAARGLLARLAARSPRKG